The following coding sequences lie in one Panicum virgatum strain AP13 chromosome 6N, P.virgatum_v5, whole genome shotgun sequence genomic window:
- the LOC120679260 gene encoding uncharacterized protein LOC120679260 → MQLWRKCTGATSPENSGSEDNGEFNELSDVESDGSGHVEEFDPAEIYTMEDFMAEEEILEKLELKISDNIKARNAANASGRSRSRRRGGTRTVIPRNREAGHDDIVANYFCENPIYTDRQFRQRFRMTKPLFLRIVAALGDWSPYFKQRVDATGRYGLSQLQKCTAAIRMLAYGTPADALDEVIKIGTSTTLECLGKFAEGVIECFGPDYLRPPTTEELEKILEENESRGFPGMIGSIDCMHWAWKNCPTAWRGMFTRGDKGVPTMILEAVASRNLRIWHFFFGTAGSNNDINVLNRSPLFIDVLKGIAPRVHFTVNGKQYDTGYYLADRIYPEWAVFVKTIPGPQTQKDKLYAKEQESVRKDVECAFGVLQSRFNIVQRPARLWKRDDVVNIMQACVILHNMIVEDEKELVRVPLDLNENPNASIALPPEVGTSAAPNPVFADVLRRNSAIRARSTHVKLREDLVEHIWQRKENKEN, encoded by the exons ATGCAACTATGGAGGAAATGCACTGGAGCTACTTCTCCTGAAAATTCAGGGAGTGAAGACAATGGAGAGTTCAATGAGCTTTCAG ATGTTGAAAGCGATGGCAGTGGACACGTTGAAGAATTTGATcctgctgaaatttatacaatGGAAGACTTTATGGCCGAGGAAGAAATCCTAGAGAAGTTAGAATTGAAAATCAGTGACAACATCAAAGCAAGGAATGCTGCAAATGCTTCTGGTCGTAGTCGTAGTCGCCGCCGCGGTGGGACAAGGACAGTCATACCACGAAATAGAGAGGCTGGCCATGATGATATTGTAGCAAACTACTTCTGTGAGAATCCCATATACACCGACAGGCAGTTCCGTCAAAGATTTAGAATGACAAAGCCACTCTTCCTTCGAATTGTAGCTGCTCTCGGCGATTGGTCACCGTATTTCAAGCAAAGAGTGGATGCAACAGGTAGATATGGTCTGTCACAGCTACAGAAGTGTACGGCAGCCATAAGAATGCTAGCATATGGTACCCCTGCTGACGCTCTTGATGAGGTTATCAAAATTGGCACGAGCACGACTTTGGAGTGTTTGGGGAAATTCGCTGAAGGGGTGATTGAATGTTTTGGTCCAGATTACTTGCGTCCTCCCACAACAGAAGAGCTTGAAAAGATATTGGAAGAGAATGAGTCCCGTGGTTTTCCAGGGATGATTGGAAGTATCGATTGTATGCATTGGGCATGGAAGAATTGCCCGACTGCTTGGAGAGGCATGTTTACACGAGGTGACAAAGGTGTCCCTACTATGATCCTTGAAGCAGTAGCATCGCGAAATCTTCGTATTTGGCATTTCTTTTTTGGAACAGCGGGTTCTAACAACGACATCAATGTGTTGAATAGGTCACCCCTGTTCATCGATGTTCTGAAAGGGATAGCTCCACGGGTCCATTTCACTGTTAACGGGAAGCAATATGATACTGGGTACTACCTCGCTGATAGAATATATCCAGAGTGGGCGGTCTTCGTGAAGACTATACCAGGACCTCAAACACAGAAAGATAAATTATATGCAAAGGAACAAGAATCAGTAAGGAAGGATGTTGAGTGTGCATTTGGCGTCCTGCAATCACGTTTTAATATTGTTCAACGGCCAGCACGTTTGTGGAAACGGGATGATGTTGTCAACATAATGCAAGCTTGTGTAATTCTTCACAACATGATAGTAGAAGATGAGAAGGAATTGGTTAGAGTTCCTTTGGATTTGAATGAAAATCCAAATGCATCGATTGCGTTACCACCAGAAGTCGGTACTTCTGCTGCACCTAATCCCGTATTCGCCGATGTACTAAGGAGAAATTCTGCTATTCGAGCTCGCTCAACACATGTTAAACTTAGGGAAGATTTAGTGGAGCACATATGGCAGCgcaaagaaaataaagaaaattag